One part of the Halopenitus persicus genome encodes these proteins:
- the purD gene encoding phosphoribosylamine--glycine ligase has product MTETVLLVGGGGREHAIARALAPDCTLYACASNRNPGIDRLADGFETLSETDAAAIAEYAESIDADAAVIGPESALAAGAADALVEAGVYTFGPDREAARIETDKAYQRRFMRDNDVPGCPDFETFTDMEAACEYIDEYDGDLAVKPAGLTGGKGVKVIGDQVTAAEAKAYLRESEYDRVVLEERLVGEEFTIQAFVANGEVRTTPAVQDHKRAYEGDEGPNTGGMGSYSDAGFSLPFMAEGDYAAAVEVIEAVVEALPGYTGVLYGQFMLTAEGPKVVEFNARFGDPEAMNTLPVLETPFIDVITAARDGEELPELSFAGRATVCKYAVPDGYPIDPDSGARIEVDEGSVGDALLFYASVDDREDGLYTTTSRAFAVVGLGESIEEAESVASEALSAAGDRVRIRHDVGTASLIDRRIEHMDALRE; this is encoded by the coding sequence ATGACGGAGACCGTGCTGTTGGTCGGCGGCGGCGGACGTGAACACGCGATCGCCCGTGCGCTCGCGCCGGACTGTACGCTCTATGCGTGCGCGAGCAACCGGAACCCGGGAATCGACCGGCTCGCTGACGGGTTCGAGACCCTCTCGGAGACGGATGCGGCGGCGATCGCCGAGTACGCCGAGTCGATCGACGCGGACGCGGCCGTGATCGGCCCCGAGTCGGCGCTGGCCGCCGGGGCGGCGGACGCCCTCGTGGAGGCGGGGGTGTACACGTTCGGACCGGACCGTGAGGCGGCGCGGATCGAGACGGACAAGGCCTACCAGCGGCGGTTTATGCGGGACAACGACGTTCCGGGTTGTCCGGATTTCGAGACGTTCACCGATATGGAGGCCGCCTGCGAGTACATCGACGAGTACGACGGCGACCTCGCGGTCAAGCCCGCCGGGTTGACCGGCGGCAAGGGCGTGAAGGTGATCGGCGACCAGGTCACCGCCGCCGAGGCGAAGGCGTACCTTCGGGAGTCCGAATACGACCGCGTCGTGTTGGAGGAACGGCTGGTCGGCGAGGAGTTCACGATCCAGGCGTTCGTCGCCAACGGCGAGGTCAGGACGACCCCGGCCGTCCAGGACCACAAGCGCGCCTACGAGGGCGACGAGGGACCGAACACGGGTGGGATGGGGTCGTACTCCGACGCTGGCTTCTCGCTGCCGTTCATGGCCGAGGGAGACTACGCCGCCGCCGTCGAGGTCATCGAGGCGGTCGTCGAGGCACTGCCGGGGTACACGGGCGTCCTCTACGGGCAGTTTATGCTGACCGCCGAGGGGCCGAAGGTGGTCGAGTTCAACGCCCGCTTCGGCGACCCCGAGGCGATGAACACGCTGCCGGTGCTCGAGACGCCGTTCATCGACGTGATCACGGCGGCCCGCGACGGCGAGGAACTCCCGGAGCTTTCGTTCGCCGGCCGAGCGACCGTCTGTAAGTACGCCGTTCCGGACGGCTATCCGATCGACCCCGATTCTGGCGCCCGCATCGAGGTCGACGAGGGAAGCGTCGGGGACGCGCTGTTGTTCTACGCCAGCGTCGACGACCGGGAGGACGGCCTCTACACGACGACCTCACGCGCCTTCGCCGTGGTCGGCCTGGGCGAGTCGATCGAGGAGGCTGAGTCAGTCGCGTCCGAGGCGCTGTCGGCCGCCGGCGACCGCGTCCGGATCCGTCACGACGTCGGCACGGCGTCGCTCATCGATCGGCGGATCGAGCACATGGACGCGCTGCGGGAGTAA
- a CDS encoding acyltransferase, with protein sequence MSDDDHRRAETHPSGTDRAAEAAPTRRRDRLDRVATPGPRNSLWAWPDAKSPLVVVRNYLVILLCRISPSLRLKNWLLRRIGVSVGAGVSWGLESTPDVFWPERITVESDAIVGYDATLLCHEFLQDEYRLGDVVIRQRAMVGAGAIVLPGVTVGEGAQVAANSLVTEDVPAGTTVAGVPAEVVSDPRGDSDSEGGPDRMAEPEPTAE encoded by the coding sequence GTGAGCGACGACGACCATCGCCGGGCTGAAACGCACCCTTCCGGGACGGACCGCGCCGCCGAGGCGGCCCCGACACGCCGCCGTGACCGGTTGGATCGGGTCGCGACGCCGGGACCGCGCAACTCGCTGTGGGCCTGGCCGGACGCGAAGTCCCCGCTGGTCGTCGTCAGGAACTACCTCGTGATCCTGCTGTGCCGGATCTCGCCGAGCCTCCGGCTCAAGAACTGGCTGCTCCGACGGATCGGGGTCTCGGTCGGTGCCGGCGTTTCCTGGGGGCTGGAATCGACGCCGGACGTCTTCTGGCCGGAGCGGATCACGGTCGAGTCGGACGCGATCGTCGGCTACGACGCGACGCTGTTGTGCCACGAGTTTCTCCAGGACGAATACCGGCTCGGCGACGTGGTGATACGGCAGCGCGCGATGGTCGGCGCGGGCGCGATCGTGTTGCCCGGCGTGACGGTCGGGGAGGGGGCCCAGGTCGCGGCCAACTCGCTGGTGACCGAGGACGTTCCGGCCGGGACGACCGTCGCGGGCGTCCCGGCGGAGGTGGTCTCCGACCCGAGGGGCGACTCCGATTCGGAGGGAGGGCCCGACCGGATGGCGGAACCCGAACCGACCGCGGAGTAG
- a CDS encoding mechanosensitive ion channel domain-containing protein translates to MARTVLPLNARETAVEVLGLVPPRIWLALFIVLLGIVAGYAVEVVNRRLLERAGVPGSTEGTAFERTAREFGLSTVTIIAKLSNYFIVGIAVLTALSVADVEYAQLFWGDVATFVPRLFIAIVVLIVGIVVGDKIELYVAERLRGIKLPETGMISTAAKYSVVYVAILIALDQIGVATLALIVLLAAYAFALVVLTALATKDLLAAAAAGVFLLLRQPYGIGDEVKVADRRGIVQEVDLFVTHIETDGEEHVLPNHLVLREGIVRIRS, encoded by the coding sequence ATGGCCCGAACCGTGCTCCCGCTCAACGCCCGGGAAACGGCGGTCGAGGTGCTCGGTCTCGTCCCGCCCCGGATCTGGCTCGCGCTGTTCATCGTCCTTCTGGGGATCGTGGCCGGCTACGCGGTCGAGGTGGTCAACCGACGGCTGCTCGAGCGCGCCGGCGTTCCCGGCTCCACCGAGGGAACCGCCTTCGAGCGGACCGCCCGGGAGTTCGGGCTCTCGACGGTAACCATCATCGCGAAGCTCTCGAACTACTTCATCGTCGGCATCGCCGTTCTCACCGCGCTCTCGGTCGCCGACGTCGAGTATGCACAGCTCTTCTGGGGCGACGTCGCCACGTTCGTCCCGCGACTGTTCATCGCCATCGTCGTGCTGATCGTCGGGATCGTGGTCGGCGACAAGATCGAGCTGTACGTCGCCGAGCGCCTCCGCGGGATCAAGCTCCCCGAGACGGGGATGATATCCACCGCCGCGAAATACAGCGTCGTCTACGTCGCCATCCTGATCGCGCTCGACCAGATCGGCGTCGCGACGCTCGCGTTGATAGTCCTACTCGCGGCGTACGCGTTCGCGCTCGTGGTGCTCACCGCGCTCGCAACGAAGGATCTGCTTGCCGCCGCCGCGGCCGGCGTGTTCCTCCTGCTCCGCCAACCATACGGGATCGGCGACGAGGTGAAGGTCGCGGACCGCCGCGGGATCGTTCAGGAGGTCGACCTGTTCGTCACGCATATCGAGACCGACGGCGAGGAACACGTCCTACCGAACCATCTCGTGCTCCGCGAGGGGATCGTCCGGATCCGAAGCTAA